In the genome of Flexistipes sinusarabici DSM 4947, one region contains:
- a CDS encoding energy transducer TonB, whose translation MNSPLLILFIVLSGLFHFILAGMIMLPHSENQYAGQLLAVTFYKAKSPQTTKQSETENTVDKRTINKKSIKPEKVLAEHKAEKRTEKKIEKETPEKSEYNKKRAATKKDITPTNNKNAKKDVAGSYLPKLTFNKERKSEISGRSSINLKNNSWSEEEKKKYLQHIRKQITSRIKYPSIARRRGIEGEVLVSFNIRKDGSFEKVKIKRKSPYTVLNDAVLKAVENVVVTEKPEEEIAVNIPVNFTLK comes from the coding sequence GTGAACTCCCCTCTGCTTATACTTTTTATTGTATTATCAGGACTGTTTCATTTTATCCTTGCCGGTATGATTATGCTTCCTCACTCAGAGAATCAGTATGCTGGTCAGTTACTTGCAGTCACTTTTTATAAAGCCAAAAGTCCACAAACAACAAAACAATCTGAAACGGAAAATACTGTTGATAAAAGAACAATAAATAAAAAATCGATAAAACCGGAGAAGGTGCTTGCAGAGCATAAAGCTGAAAAGCGTACCGAAAAAAAAATTGAGAAAGAAACACCGGAGAAATCAGAGTATAATAAGAAAAGGGCGGCAACTAAAAAAGATATTACACCGACAAATAATAAAAATGCTAAAAAAGACGTAGCCGGGAGCTATTTGCCAAAACTGACGTTTAACAAGGAAAGAAAAAGTGAAATAAGCGGAAGAAGCAGTATTAATCTGAAAAACAATTCCTGGAGTGAGGAAGAAAAGAAAAAGTATCTGCAGCATATCCGCAAACAAATAACAAGCCGGATTAAATACCCTTCTATTGCACGAAGAAGGGGGATTGAGGGCGAAGTGCTGGTATCTTTTAATATAAGAAAAGACGGAAGTTTTGAAAAAGTTAAAATTAAGAGAAAAAGCCCCTATACAGTTTTGAACGATGCAGTGTTAAAAGCTGTTGAGAATGTTGTTGTTACAGAGAAGCCTGAAGAAGAAATTGCAGTGAATATTCCGGTAAATTTTACGTTAAAATGA
- a CDS encoding TonB-dependent receptor: MRILITIFFMLLSINIYAVTLEGINVFGEMYTKEDLSRNPSVEVISRKKIDKLSPSSTLDLLSYAAGLQIKSYSKVSSTISMGGFVGDKAAFNNVILVNGRQVNPVDMSSFDINSIPVEMIERVEIYYGPNSVLFGDRATGGAINIITRKPLRSGGYLKAEGGSYDTSDYFAQGTFSGEHLSLLFNADKYRTDGYRDNGEYYKESLSGEATYYGERFDIGINGLYIDKEYGLPGGLTDADIDQFDREHSNTPDDGSDDYEWLIGGNAKLYTGYGDFILDVSQYKRHRDTNWVSYSMKRKDEIESFSVDPSYIYTIENNGYSNKLIAGYSNKNTDLEVFTSNSELNREKESFYLSDTLNIHKTVLETGYRYSKIEDDYKDIDKRKDYDADAYFVKIGYELSKNNFIYIKYDKSFRFPTTDEINEFGGLNSEIEEQTNKAYEIGFKREHDSYHFDALVYKQESNDEIFTNPDYTFMSTEPANTNLDTKKTVFLARFGLNRKNAVFDVAYTYTDSEIDEDPWKGNTAPLVSKHTIKTNIGYKFNNGFGMYYFYRYFSEFYQGNDYDNAAGKVDDYSISDVKISYNFGNIEAYAKINNIFDEEYSNYVIYSDFSGSSYYPAAERNYLAGVKVTF, encoded by the coding sequence ATGAGAATTTTAATAACCATTTTTTTTATGTTGTTATCTATAAATATTTATGCAGTTACTCTTGAGGGAATAAATGTTTTCGGTGAAATGTATACAAAAGAGGACTTAAGCAGAAATCCTTCAGTAGAAGTTATAAGCAGAAAGAAGATTGATAAGCTTTCCCCGTCTTCAACTCTTGATCTTTTGAGCTACGCTGCAGGTTTGCAGATAAAATCCTACAGCAAGGTCAGTTCAACTATTTCCATGGGCGGTTTTGTGGGGGACAAAGCGGCTTTTAATAATGTTATACTTGTAAACGGCAGACAAGTTAACCCAGTTGATATGAGCTCTTTTGATATCAATTCAATCCCCGTTGAAATGATAGAAAGGGTGGAGATATATTACGGCCCCAACTCTGTACTTTTCGGCGACAGGGCAACAGGAGGAGCGATTAATATAATTACAAGAAAGCCGTTGAGAAGCGGCGGCTATCTGAAAGCTGAAGGCGGCTCTTATGATACATCCGATTATTTTGCCCAGGGGACATTTTCCGGTGAACACCTTTCTCTGCTGTTTAATGCCGATAAATACAGAACCGACGGTTACAGGGATAACGGAGAGTATTACAAAGAGAGTCTCAGCGGTGAGGCCACTTACTATGGAGAACGATTTGATATAGGGATTAACGGCTTATACATTGACAAAGAATATGGACTGCCCGGTGGTCTCACAGATGCGGATATCGATCAATTTGACAGAGAACATTCCAATACCCCTGATGACGGCAGTGATGACTATGAATGGCTCATTGGAGGTAATGCTAAACTTTATACAGGATACGGGGATTTTATACTGGATGTTTCACAGTACAAAAGACACAGGGATACAAACTGGGTTTCTTACTCGATGAAAAGAAAGGATGAAATTGAAAGTTTTTCTGTAGATCCTTCCTACATTTATACAATAGAAAATAACGGGTATTCAAACAAACTTATAGCCGGCTACTCAAACAAAAACACAGATCTGGAAGTATTTACCAGTAATAGCGAATTAAACAGAGAAAAAGAAAGTTTTTACCTCTCTGATACCTTAAATATTCACAAAACTGTGCTGGAAACCGGATATCGGTATTCAAAAATAGAGGACGATTACAAAGATATAGATAAAAGAAAAGACTATGATGCTGATGCTTACTTTGTAAAAATCGGTTACGAACTGAGTAAAAACAATTTCATTTATATTAAATACGACAAAAGTTTTCGTTTCCCCACAACGGATGAAATCAATGAATTCGGCGGATTGAACTCCGAAATTGAGGAGCAGACCAATAAAGCTTATGAGATAGGCTTTAAAAGGGAGCATGACTCTTATCATTTCGATGCATTGGTATACAAACAGGAATCCAATGATGAAATCTTCACAAACCCCGATTATACTTTCATGAGTACAGAACCTGCCAACACGAATCTAGATACTAAGAAGACTGTTTTTTTAGCAAGATTCGGTTTAAACAGAAAAAATGCAGTGTTCGATGTGGCATATACGTATACCGACTCTGAGATCGATGAAGACCCCTGGAAAGGTAATACTGCTCCGCTCGTTTCAAAACATACCATTAAAACAAATATAGGTTATAAGTTTAATAACGGTTTTGGTATGTATTATTTTTACCGTTATTTCAGTGAGTTTTATCAGGGCAATGATTATGACAATGCAGCCGGAAAAGTTGACGACTACAGTATAAGTGATGTCAAAATCAGCTATAATTTTGGTAATATTGAGGCGTATGCAAAAATTAATAATATTTTTGATGAGGAATACAGCAATTATGTTATCTATAGCGATTTTTCGGGATCAAGTTACTATCCGGCTGCCGAAAGGAATTATTTAGCCGGTGTTAAAGTCACATTCTAA